A DNA window from Pseudarthrobacter sp. W1I19 contains the following coding sequences:
- a CDS encoding NAD-dependent succinate-semialdehyde dehydrogenase translates to MNLKSARHLVNGTWHAAGTSKDVTDPGNGSTVGEVAWGTAQDATLAADAAAEAFASWSRTTVRNRADLLRNAADLLAERRDELAHTLALEAGKRLPEAQGEVDFSVEYFRWFAEQVRRSTGTVSPPELHGRRHLSLRKPIGVALSLTPWNFPVSIQARKLAAMLAAGCTVVGRVSEKAPLAATGLFEVLHDAGFPAGVVNLVHGPSRDVTSALLQHPAVRAVSFTGSTGVGRQIMASASERVVRPLLELGGNAPFIVFEDADLDAAVEGAVLGRLRNTGQSCVAANRFLVQDSIAEEFARKLGARFDAMSIGHGVPDGGTPVPDLGPMIDADRVSAVQALVDDALERGARRVTQRTSVPGHGAFMAPTLLMDVPGDAPLVSEEVFGPAAGVVTFSSEEDAIRKANATEMGLAAYVWSGNARRAWDVPERLEAGIVGVNDPLPSVAFAPMGGVKQSGLGREGSDLGLEEFEEVQYVAWRP, encoded by the coding sequence GTGAACCTCAAATCAGCCCGACACCTGGTGAACGGCACCTGGCATGCGGCCGGAACGTCGAAGGACGTCACGGATCCCGGAAACGGCAGCACCGTGGGCGAGGTCGCCTGGGGAACCGCCCAGGACGCCACCCTGGCAGCCGACGCGGCCGCCGAAGCCTTCGCCTCCTGGTCCCGCACCACGGTCCGCAACCGTGCGGACCTGCTCCGCAACGCCGCCGACCTCCTGGCCGAACGCAGGGACGAACTGGCCCACACCCTGGCGCTGGAAGCCGGCAAACGGCTCCCCGAGGCGCAGGGCGAAGTGGACTTCTCCGTGGAATACTTCCGCTGGTTCGCCGAGCAGGTCCGCCGCTCCACCGGCACTGTCAGCCCGCCTGAGCTGCACGGCCGCCGCCACCTCAGCCTCCGCAAGCCCATCGGCGTCGCGCTAAGCCTCACGCCCTGGAACTTTCCCGTGTCCATCCAGGCCCGGAAACTGGCAGCCATGCTGGCCGCCGGCTGCACGGTGGTAGGCCGGGTTTCCGAGAAAGCGCCGCTCGCAGCCACCGGGCTGTTCGAGGTACTGCACGACGCCGGGTTCCCGGCCGGGGTGGTCAACCTGGTCCACGGCCCGTCCAGGGACGTTACCTCCGCGCTGCTCCAGCACCCGGCCGTGCGTGCCGTCAGCTTCACCGGCTCCACCGGCGTGGGCCGCCAGATCATGGCCTCAGCTTCGGAGCGGGTGGTCCGGCCGCTGCTGGAACTCGGGGGCAACGCGCCCTTCATTGTGTTCGAGGACGCGGACCTGGACGCCGCCGTCGAGGGTGCTGTGCTGGGCCGGCTCCGCAACACCGGCCAGTCCTGCGTGGCGGCCAACCGCTTCCTGGTACAGGACAGCATCGCCGAAGAGTTCGCCCGGAAGCTGGGCGCCCGCTTCGATGCAATGAGCATCGGGCACGGCGTTCCCGACGGCGGAACACCCGTCCCGGACCTTGGCCCGATGATCGACGCCGACCGCGTCTCGGCCGTCCAGGCCCTCGTTGACGATGCGCTGGAGCGCGGCGCCCGCCGCGTCACGCAACGGACATCCGTCCCTGGACACGGCGCGTTTATGGCACCCACGCTGCTGATGGACGTCCCCGGGGACGCACCCCTGGTGAGTGAAGAAGTCTTCGGCCCGGCGGCCGGCGTCGTCACCTTCTCTTCGGAGGAGGACGCAATCCGCAAGGCAAACGCCACCGAAATGGGACTCGCCGCCTACGTGTGGAGCGGCAATGCCAGGCGCGCGTGGGATGTTCCGGAGCGGCTGGAAGCCGGCATTGTGGGGGTCAACGATCCCCTGCCGTCCGTGGCGTTTGCCCCGATGGGCGGGGTCAAGCAGTCCGGCCTGGGCCGCGAAGGATCGGACCTCGGCCTGGAAGAGTTCGAGGAGGTCCAGTACGTGGCCTGGCGGCCGTAA
- a CDS encoding aldolase, which produces MTATDLSPLQRPSGAFAMLAVDQREAMRNMIAEHQETPVTDQDLQDFKLQAARILTPYASGVLIDRQFALDQAIADNVVDPSCGLIASADHFESAHGELVGEVTIDRLVDPHKYKALGVKALKLLVLYRPDEPAEGRVAMVREFVDICRSAGLISIIEPVSRKPLAGGDFDWNAGILAAAKELGSLGADLYKAEVPFHGKAPETEVRAACAELTNAIDGPWVVLSSGVPEDVFPDAVRWACLEGASGFLSGRAVWASCIGAPDVVESLSTDAVRRLQRLCAVVDDVVSSQRSNA; this is translated from the coding sequence ATGACCGCCACTGACCTTTCCCCGCTGCAACGCCCGTCCGGCGCCTTCGCGATGCTCGCCGTGGACCAGCGCGAGGCGATGCGCAACATGATCGCCGAACACCAGGAAACCCCCGTCACGGACCAGGACCTGCAGGACTTCAAGCTGCAGGCCGCCAGAATCCTCACGCCCTACGCCTCAGGCGTCCTGATCGACCGCCAGTTCGCCCTGGACCAGGCCATCGCAGACAACGTGGTGGACCCCAGCTGCGGACTGATCGCCTCCGCTGACCACTTCGAATCGGCGCACGGCGAACTGGTGGGCGAGGTAACCATCGACCGCCTGGTGGACCCCCACAAATACAAGGCCCTGGGAGTGAAGGCCCTCAAGCTCCTGGTGCTGTACCGCCCGGACGAGCCCGCCGAAGGCCGCGTGGCCATGGTCCGTGAATTCGTGGACATCTGCCGGTCCGCCGGACTCATCAGCATCATCGAACCCGTCTCCCGCAAACCCCTGGCCGGCGGTGACTTCGACTGGAACGCCGGCATCCTCGCCGCTGCCAAGGAACTCGGCAGCCTGGGCGCCGACCTCTACAAGGCCGAGGTCCCCTTCCACGGCAAGGCACCCGAAACCGAAGTCCGCGCAGCCTGCGCCGAACTGACCAACGCCATCGACGGCCCGTGGGTGGTCCTGTCCTCAGGTGTCCCCGAGGACGTCTTCCCCGACGCCGTCCGCTGGGCCTGCCTGGAAGGCGCCAGCGGCTTCCTCTCCGGACGCGCCGTCTGGGCGTCCTGCATCGGCGCGCCCGACGTCGTCGAATCCCTGTCCACTGACGCCGTCCGCCGGCTGCAGCGCCTCTGCGCCGTGGTTGACGACGTCGTCTCGTCACAGAGGTCCAACGCATAG
- a CDS encoding ABC transporter substrate-binding protein, whose protein sequence is MSQISRRQAMALLGALGFGATAAACAGPGGSTAPGGATGPAAPATGNVTGRVSFAHWRGEDKAVFDELIKRFAAMHDGVEVAQDISTSNDYNAQGLQKVRGAAIGDAFATFRGAQFKNFTEAGIYTELKNSKAVSNYQEGLLSAGKSGESQLGLPYQVVFPMPMANVDLFDKAGADIAPKDWDAFLGMCEKLASSGVVPISWPGGDVGNGGQLFNCMIANNAPVDDMCAQIEQGKLKCTDDWFIKMLNQYKQLVPYLQSNATGTAVEPAQNLFSQGKAAMLATGSYHIAAVRGLGATFPIELVFPNTSDGNGKYEGAYNATFILGVNAASKNQAAAAAWIDFLSEPENAGYYANQTAQHVSVKDVEYTNPDLKRLSPWLDKKTALAARFQFQNLDVRNAVEASATAVISGTSPEQAADAAQKIVDERL, encoded by the coding sequence GTGAGTCAGATTTCACGCAGGCAGGCCATGGCCCTTCTCGGGGCGCTGGGCTTCGGTGCCACCGCGGCAGCATGCGCCGGACCCGGTGGATCCACTGCACCCGGTGGTGCCACCGGACCGGCCGCACCCGCCACCGGCAACGTCACCGGCAGGGTGTCCTTCGCGCACTGGCGCGGCGAGGACAAAGCGGTGTTTGACGAACTCATCAAGCGCTTCGCAGCAATGCACGACGGCGTGGAGGTGGCCCAAGACATCTCCACCTCCAACGACTACAACGCCCAGGGCCTGCAGAAGGTCCGGGGTGCAGCCATCGGCGACGCCTTCGCCACTTTCCGCGGCGCCCAATTCAAGAACTTCACCGAAGCCGGGATCTACACCGAGCTCAAGAACAGCAAGGCTGTTTCCAACTACCAGGAGGGCCTGCTGTCCGCCGGAAAGTCCGGCGAGAGCCAGCTGGGACTGCCGTACCAGGTGGTGTTCCCCATGCCCATGGCCAACGTGGACCTGTTCGACAAGGCCGGCGCCGACATCGCACCCAAGGACTGGGACGCGTTCCTGGGCATGTGCGAAAAGCTCGCTTCCTCCGGCGTGGTTCCCATCTCCTGGCCGGGCGGCGATGTGGGAAACGGCGGCCAGCTGTTCAATTGCATGATCGCCAACAACGCACCGGTCGATGACATGTGCGCCCAGATCGAGCAGGGCAAGCTCAAGTGCACCGACGACTGGTTCATCAAGATGCTGAACCAGTACAAGCAGCTGGTCCCGTACCTGCAGTCCAACGCCACCGGCACGGCCGTGGAACCGGCGCAGAACCTGTTCTCGCAGGGCAAGGCCGCCATGCTGGCCACCGGGTCGTACCACATCGCCGCCGTCCGCGGGCTGGGCGCCACCTTCCCCATCGAGCTGGTGTTCCCCAACACGTCGGACGGCAACGGCAAGTATGAGGGCGCCTATAACGCCACGTTCATCCTGGGCGTCAATGCCGCCAGCAAGAACCAGGCAGCCGCCGCGGCGTGGATCGACTTCCTGTCAGAGCCGGAAAACGCCGGCTACTACGCCAACCAGACAGCGCAGCACGTGTCCGTCAAGGACGTCGAATACACCAACCCGGACCTCAAGCGCCTGAGCCCGTGGCTGGACAAGAAGACGGCCCTGGCCGCCCGGTTCCAGTTCCAGAACCTGGACGTCCGCAACGCCGTGGAAGCCAGCGCGACGGCGGTCATCTCCGGCACCAGCCCGGAGCAGGCAGCCGACGCCGCCCAGAAGATTGTTGACGAACGGCTATGA
- a CDS encoding carbohydrate ABC transporter permease: MSIHPGTASERRAPDTHTETGAKKRRRSPTRVNPALYLFPLPAVAIIAFFLVMPTLQAFQYAITDWNGFSAAFNYVGLDNFIRAFTKDSLFTNALTNNLKFVLLVVIAQTAFSLILALMLTKNSRGSILLRALFFFPTILSSVSVAFIWKFIYDPNFGLANAVLGTVGLDALQGSYLGNNAQALYWVAVTQVWFHAGQMMVVYIAGLQSIPRELYEAAEMDGAGKWQQFKSITWPFVAPATSIVVAYTTVQSFKAFDLILGIAGNPPKSSLDILSTRIYSTFANSEFGYAAAQSIIFMAMIALVTWLQRRLLRLTPKGE, translated from the coding sequence ATGAGCATCCATCCCGGAACGGCGTCGGAGCGAAGGGCGCCGGACACGCATACCGAAACCGGTGCGAAGAAGCGCCGCCGCTCCCCCACCCGGGTGAATCCGGCGCTGTACCTCTTCCCGCTTCCCGCCGTCGCCATCATCGCGTTCTTCCTGGTGATGCCCACCCTGCAGGCCTTCCAGTACGCCATCACGGACTGGAACGGGTTCTCGGCGGCCTTCAACTACGTGGGGCTGGACAACTTCATCCGGGCCTTCACCAAGGACTCGCTGTTCACCAACGCGCTGACCAACAACCTCAAGTTCGTGCTGCTGGTGGTGATCGCGCAGACGGCGTTCTCGCTGATCCTGGCCCTGATGCTGACAAAGAACTCCCGCGGCAGCATCCTGCTCCGCGCCCTGTTCTTCTTCCCCACCATCCTGTCCTCGGTCTCCGTGGCCTTCATCTGGAAGTTCATCTACGACCCCAACTTCGGCCTGGCCAACGCGGTCCTGGGCACCGTCGGCCTGGACGCACTGCAGGGCTCCTACCTCGGCAACAACGCCCAGGCGCTGTACTGGGTGGCCGTCACCCAGGTGTGGTTCCACGCAGGGCAGATGATGGTGGTCTACATCGCCGGCCTGCAGTCCATTCCCCGCGAACTCTACGAGGCAGCGGAGATGGACGGCGCGGGCAAGTGGCAGCAGTTCAAATCCATCACCTGGCCGTTTGTGGCCCCAGCAACCTCCATCGTGGTTGCCTACACCACCGTCCAGTCGTTCAAGGCGTTCGACCTGATCCTCGGCATTGCGGGCAACCCGCCCAAGAGCTCCCTGGACATCCTCTCCACCCGTATCTACAGCACTTTTGCCAACTCGGAGTTCGGCTACGCCGCCGCCCAATCGATCATCTTCATGGCGATGATCGCCCTGGTCACCTGGCTGCAGCGCCGGCTCCTCCGCCTCACCCCGAAGGGGGAATGA
- a CDS encoding metalloregulator ArsR/SmtB family transcription factor — translation MDAVFKALADPTRRDLLDELFREDGQTLGALEGRFDMTRFGIAKHLRILEEAGLVVTRRRGREKLHFLNPVPIRLVHDRWVSKYAEPWAAGLSDLKSRLESPMEKIFEIYIKTTPERLWEAITDSDIRSKYQFGNTIETDWTPGSSFTMNNIKAGAPLGEGENLEVDPPRRLVQTMRALWGEDVKAEGTSKVTWDIEPVGDSCRLTVTHSDLREGANEQLYGGWPMILSGLKTWLETGQKLTTPGSLMYT, via the coding sequence ATGGATGCCGTGTTCAAGGCACTTGCAGACCCTACCCGCCGGGACCTGCTTGACGAGCTCTTCCGCGAGGACGGCCAGACCCTCGGCGCCCTCGAGGGCCGCTTCGACATGACCCGCTTCGGGATCGCCAAGCACCTCAGGATCCTGGAAGAAGCAGGCCTGGTGGTGACCCGCCGTCGGGGGCGTGAAAAGCTGCATTTCCTGAATCCGGTGCCCATCCGGCTCGTCCACGACCGCTGGGTGAGCAAGTACGCCGAACCATGGGCCGCTGGCCTCAGCGACCTCAAATCCAGATTGGAAAGTCCCATGGAAAAAATCTTCGAGATCTACATCAAGACCACGCCGGAGCGGCTCTGGGAAGCCATCACGGACAGTGACATCCGGAGCAAGTACCAGTTCGGGAACACGATCGAAACGGACTGGACCCCGGGCAGCAGCTTCACCATGAACAACATCAAAGCCGGCGCGCCCCTGGGTGAAGGCGAGAACCTGGAGGTGGACCCGCCGCGCCGGCTCGTCCAGACCATGCGCGCCCTCTGGGGCGAGGACGTCAAGGCCGAGGGAACCTCGAAAGTCACCTGGGACATCGAGCCAGTGGGCGATTCCTGCCGCCTCACCGTCACCCACAGCGACCTCCGCGAAGGCGCCAACGAACAGCTCTACGGCGGCTGGCCCATGATCCTCTCCGGCCTGAAGACCTGGCTGGAAACCGGCCAGAAGCTCACCACGCCGGGCTCGCTGATGTACACCTGA
- a CDS encoding AGE family epimerase/isomerase: MTWLNSAAHARWLEAETDRLINFAAASKVPTGFGWLDNNGVVFPDKPTHLWITARMVHSFAVAALMGRPGAGKLVDHGIAALNGALHDDEFGGWYAEVDQNGPVNDTKSGYQHSFVLLAAASAVAAERPGARELLDEALRIADTKFWDHEANMCFDSWNRDFTETEAYRGGNASMHSVEAYLIVADVTGEDRWLERALHIAELLIHNFARNNNYRVFEHFDPEWNPMPEYNTDDRASQFRAYGGTPGHWVEWARLLLHLRAGLEARALDAPEWLLEDARGLFDAAIRDAWEPDGHPGFVYTVDWEGKPVVTTRIRWVPAEAIGGAAALYIATGEKKYANWYERIWDHARDWFIDYEHGSWKQELDENGNVTSTVWSGKADIYHLWHCLVVPRLPLAPGLAPAVAAGLLDSRLDAPVPAKEPAAR, encoded by the coding sequence ATGACGTGGCTGAACAGTGCCGCTCACGCACGATGGCTTGAGGCGGAAACCGACCGGCTGATCAATTTCGCCGCGGCTTCAAAGGTCCCTACGGGATTCGGCTGGCTCGACAACAACGGCGTGGTATTTCCCGACAAGCCGACCCATCTCTGGATTACCGCGCGGATGGTGCACAGTTTCGCTGTCGCCGCTTTGATGGGACGCCCGGGCGCCGGGAAACTCGTCGACCACGGCATTGCCGCCCTCAACGGAGCCCTCCACGATGACGAGTTCGGCGGTTGGTATGCCGAGGTGGACCAGAACGGTCCCGTGAACGACACCAAGTCCGGCTACCAGCACTCTTTTGTGCTCCTCGCTGCTGCCAGCGCCGTTGCGGCGGAGCGCCCCGGAGCCCGGGAACTGCTCGACGAGGCGCTGCGGATAGCCGACACGAAATTCTGGGACCATGAGGCCAACATGTGCTTCGACTCGTGGAACCGGGACTTCACCGAAACCGAGGCATACCGTGGCGGGAACGCGAGCATGCACTCAGTCGAGGCGTACCTCATCGTCGCTGATGTGACCGGGGAAGACCGGTGGCTGGAACGGGCCCTCCACATTGCCGAGCTGCTCATCCACAACTTCGCGCGCAACAACAACTACCGGGTCTTCGAGCACTTCGACCCGGAGTGGAACCCTATGCCCGAATACAACACCGATGACCGGGCCAGCCAGTTCCGGGCCTACGGGGGAACCCCTGGCCACTGGGTTGAGTGGGCGCGGCTGCTGCTGCACCTCCGTGCCGGGCTCGAGGCCCGCGCACTGGACGCCCCGGAATGGCTCCTAGAGGACGCGCGGGGCCTGTTCGACGCTGCCATCCGCGACGCCTGGGAGCCGGACGGTCATCCGGGATTCGTTTACACCGTCGACTGGGAGGGCAAGCCGGTTGTTACCACCCGCATCCGCTGGGTACCCGCCGAGGCAATTGGAGGAGCGGCGGCCCTCTACATCGCCACCGGCGAGAAGAAGTACGCCAACTGGTACGAGCGGATCTGGGACCACGCCCGCGACTGGTTCATCGACTACGAGCACGGCTCCTGGAAGCAGGAACTCGACGAGAACGGCAACGTTACCTCCACCGTGTGGTCCGGCAAGGCGGACATCTACCACCTCTGGCACTGCCTGGTGGTCCCGCGCCTACCGCTGGCGCCAGGGCTTGCTCCGGCAGTCGCGGCAGGCCTGCTGGACTCACGGCTTGATGCACCAGTGCCAGCCAAGGAACCGGCCGCCCGCTGA
- a CDS encoding sulfite exporter TauE/SafE family protein translates to MLTTGLVLAAVVMGAGMQRITGMGFALVAAPFLVLLLGPVEGVVLVNLCGAVTAGAIIFRVVRDIDWKRYAALAASALLGIVPAAFLIRLIPAAVLEISIGVILAVGLTVLLVLKSAVLPPRRRYLLTAGGLSGFMNTAAGVGGPAVSMYSIATRWQHKSFAATMQPYFFTIGTFSLVSKALTAPASFPALPFAMWAAVAAACLAGLVLGDVASKFVPARAAQLLLIVLAYLGAAATIIRGVLDAAG, encoded by the coding sequence GTGCTGACCACGGGACTGGTGCTGGCCGCCGTTGTGATGGGCGCGGGGATGCAGCGCATCACGGGGATGGGCTTCGCGCTGGTCGCGGCTCCCTTCCTGGTCCTGCTGCTGGGGCCGGTGGAAGGAGTGGTCCTGGTCAACCTCTGCGGTGCCGTAACGGCGGGGGCCATCATCTTCCGGGTGGTGCGGGACATCGACTGGAAGCGGTACGCGGCGCTGGCGGCGTCGGCGCTGCTGGGGATTGTCCCCGCCGCTTTCCTGATCCGGCTGATCCCGGCGGCGGTCCTGGAAATCTCCATCGGCGTGATCCTGGCCGTGGGGCTGACAGTTCTGCTGGTCCTGAAATCCGCGGTGCTGCCTCCCCGCCGGCGCTACCTGCTGACGGCCGGCGGCCTGAGCGGTTTTATGAACACGGCGGCCGGTGTGGGCGGGCCGGCGGTCAGCATGTACTCCATCGCCACCCGCTGGCAGCACAAGTCCTTCGCCGCCACCATGCAGCCCTACTTCTTCACCATCGGCACCTTCTCCCTGGTGTCCAAAGCCCTCACGGCACCTGCCTCGTTTCCGGCCCTCCCGTTTGCCATGTGGGCAGCTGTTGCTGCGGCCTGCCTAGCCGGCCTGGTACTGGGAGACGTCGCCTCGAAGTTCGTTCCCGCCCGCGCCGCCCAGCTCCTGCTGATTGTCCTGGCCTACCTGGGAGCGGCCGCCACCATCATCCGCGGCGTACTGGACGCCGCCGGCTGA
- a CDS encoding carbohydrate ABC transporter permease produces MLASITRRGILAIYAVIIIVPLTVVGFGSFKSTQELFAGPFSLPQSLSPANYAEVIGGQDLGSSFWNSVIVTAVSVPLTLFLASLAGYAVSRLKGFISWAIFGFLVLGMAIPAQANMVPLYVLFGRLGLLDNLTGLILANVVSTLPIAVFILGGFMRTLPRELYEASSIDGTGPWRTYVSIALPLSAPSIAAAAIFLFVIHWNELLYPLLFIQSPGNRTLPLALLSFQGEFQTNYPLLFAGVILASLPVVVAYIFLQRYFVAGITAGASKG; encoded by the coding sequence ATGCTCGCGTCAATAACCCGCCGCGGAATCCTCGCGATCTACGCGGTCATCATCATCGTTCCGCTCACCGTGGTGGGGTTCGGCAGCTTCAAGTCCACGCAGGAACTCTTTGCCGGGCCGTTCAGCCTGCCGCAGTCCCTCTCTCCCGCCAACTACGCCGAGGTGATCGGCGGCCAGGACCTGGGTTCCTCGTTCTGGAACAGCGTCATTGTCACCGCCGTCTCCGTGCCGCTCACCCTGTTCCTGGCCAGCCTTGCCGGCTACGCCGTGTCCCGGCTCAAGGGCTTTATCTCCTGGGCCATCTTCGGTTTCCTGGTCCTGGGCATGGCCATCCCGGCGCAGGCCAACATGGTGCCGCTGTACGTCCTTTTCGGCCGGTTAGGGCTGCTGGACAACCTCACTGGCCTGATCCTGGCCAACGTGGTGTCCACCCTGCCCATCGCCGTCTTTATCCTGGGCGGGTTCATGCGGACCCTGCCCCGCGAACTGTACGAAGCATCCTCCATTGACGGGACCGGCCCGTGGCGGACCTACGTCTCGATCGCCCTGCCGCTGTCCGCTCCGTCCATCGCCGCCGCTGCGATCTTCCTGTTCGTCATCCACTGGAACGAACTGCTGTATCCGCTGCTGTTCATCCAGTCCCCCGGCAACCGCACCCTGCCGCTGGCACTGCTCAGCTTCCAGGGCGAGTTCCAGACCAACTACCCGCTGCTGTTCGCCGGCGTCATCCTGGCCTCCCTGCCCGTGGTGGTGGCGTACATCTTCCTGCAGCGGTACTTCGTGGCCGGCATCACGGCCGGCGCAAGCAAAGGATGA
- a CDS encoding mechanosensitive ion channel family protein: protein MQDLLNPAMPFIAVTLAVAAGLVLSWLLRKLVLRLNRKRPELQATSRVARQPLRLALCLIGVRTALGLTAGDEGWRPGVDHLLLIALIGSLAWLGVAVLLIIEAVVLGRYSVDVADNRRARRLRTQMILARRIGVALVVVLAVGSVMLTFPAIQALGAGLLASAGVISIVAGLAAQTSLVNVFAGMQLAFTDAIRVDDVVVVQKEWGRIEEITLTYVVVHIWDDRRLILPSTYFTTTPFENWTRRQSEVMGTVEFDLDWRAPVEDMRAELRSVLAGTELWDERVGVLQITDATGGFVRVRILVSAADSAALFDLRCLIREAMVTFLQHRHPEALPQQRWTEAASDGGASSRRQQPLQGLAASGRDGSRAPADPHESQLFTGSIEAVQRSRAFTGPGDEVFQDRDQSLASRN, encoded by the coding sequence ATGCAAGACCTGCTCAATCCCGCCATGCCGTTCATTGCCGTCACGCTTGCAGTGGCCGCAGGACTGGTCCTGTCCTGGCTGCTGCGCAAGCTCGTCCTGCGCCTCAACCGCAAACGCCCGGAACTGCAAGCCACCTCCCGGGTGGCCCGCCAACCGCTGCGGCTGGCGCTCTGCCTCATCGGCGTCCGCACCGCGCTGGGGCTGACGGCCGGGGACGAAGGCTGGCGGCCCGGCGTCGACCATTTGCTTCTGATAGCCCTCATCGGTTCCCTCGCCTGGCTGGGCGTGGCTGTCCTGCTGATTATCGAAGCGGTGGTTCTCGGCCGGTACAGCGTTGACGTTGCGGACAACCGGCGTGCCCGGCGGCTCCGGACGCAGATGATCCTGGCCCGCCGGATTGGCGTTGCCCTGGTGGTGGTCCTGGCCGTGGGCTCGGTGATGCTCACTTTCCCGGCCATCCAGGCCCTCGGCGCCGGACTGCTGGCATCCGCCGGCGTAATCTCGATCGTCGCCGGCCTCGCCGCGCAGACCTCGCTGGTCAACGTCTTCGCGGGCATGCAGCTTGCTTTCACGGACGCCATTCGCGTGGACGACGTGGTGGTGGTCCAGAAGGAGTGGGGCCGCATCGAGGAGATTACCCTGACGTACGTGGTGGTCCACATCTGGGACGACCGGCGGCTCATCCTGCCCTCCACCTACTTCACCACCACACCGTTCGAGAACTGGACCCGCCGCCAGTCCGAGGTGATGGGCACCGTGGAGTTCGACCTCGACTGGCGCGCCCCGGTGGAGGACATGCGCGCCGAACTGCGCAGCGTCCTGGCCGGCACGGAACTGTGGGATGAACGTGTAGGCGTCCTGCAGATCACGGATGCCACCGGCGGCTTCGTCCGCGTCCGGATCCTCGTCAGCGCGGCGGACAGCGCCGCCCTTTTCGACCTGCGCTGCCTTATCCGCGAGGCGATGGTCACCTTCCTGCAGCACCGCCATCCGGAAGCACTTCCCCAGCAGCGCTGGACCGAGGCAGCGTCCGACGGCGGCGCCTCCTCTCGCCGTCAGCAGCCACTGCAGGGGCTGGCAGCTTCCGGCCGGGACGGCTCGCGCGCTCCGGCAGACCCGCACGAGTCCCAGCTGTTCACCGGCTCGATCGAGGCCGTCCAGCGTTCGCGCGCCTTCACCGGCCCCGGTGATGAGGTGTTCCAGGACCGGGACCAGAGCTTGGCATCGAGGAACTGA